The genomic interval gtaaaaataaatttcagcgttttgtagtttgttaattgttttcttaACAAACCGAAAGTCTCGCATTGCTTGAGATAAACAACACGAGCTTATTTCGCTAATCAGCTAACTTCATGCCTAGTTTATTACACACACCATATTTTCAGAGTCAATGAGTCTTTCACGCAGGCCACGTGAGTCCGAGGCACAACCAGCTGTTGCCCGCGTGTGCGACCCGTACATAATTATCATATAGTATGCACGCAATCGGCCGACTTATTCTGCCTCCCACTTGCCGATCACGTGCAGAGGTTTGTTTGCAGGCGTTCAATCAATGAAAGTCTCAGAAATTTCAAGTACATGCGAGACCTTTGCGCTGATAAGTCAGTTTTGTATACGTCAAAGCTGGTCGGGGGGAAAAGTACtggggaaaaaaaaagaggggCCCGACGCTTTAATTTTCAAGCGTGATCTCAGTTGGATTAATTAGTCGCctgtttacattttataaatatgacGCGCTGGCCTCAAATGGTTTTGCGTCTGCTGTTTAATTACGCAACTCAAAGTTGaatttacaaattgaaatCGCACGCTGCCAACGACCTTTGCGCACAGCTCGTTGCCAAGCGGCGATTTCTTATACCCTATATCCGATATTGGATAAAATATATCACGTCTGGATTATAAACTGCAATAGCActgatatatatgcatataatattatattcaaTAGCTCGAACCGCCTACACGCGCTTGGTATTTTCCACTCTGCATACCCTCGAATCAACAAGTTGTTCTGACATTTTGCGCAATTCGCCTTGGGCATATCTTCGGACCACATACTCGCACAACTCTGGATTTGAACCCggaacttaaatattttatttacaatgaACCGAACATTAAACCGGGTTCGATGTTCaaagagcaaaaaaataaataaataatccgaatcaataaaaatatagcatattaaattaataataaacggAACAGTTCTATTGAAATTGGAACCCTGAGACGGGGCGCTAATTCGAGCAAAGAATCGAACCACCGTAAATATTAAGATACAACTTTATACAGGGTATCGCGCCGTCGAATACGCTTAATAATACGCTGCTTTTTCACCAATGTCTGTGCCTATTATGTCAGCATGCAAACTCTCGCTTTGGCGTATTCCCCGAACACGGGAACAACGCGTGACACAGTCCCAGCGAACGTATGACCAATCCGTCCGCTCGACCGACACGCCGATCGTTCGTGGGGGTGGGGGGAGGTGCGCGAGAGGAGGGCGGCCGCAACGAGCGGACGTAGgcattttgttagttttgtagATAAAAGTAAGTCGTTTTGGCCCCCGACGAGACGATGATTGCAGCGCGTCGATCGGCCCCATCAGACAGACATTATTACTAATGCAAACCGGCCCCGCGTCGCCCCGCTAAACGCTTGTCGCTCATacgaaaagtatttaaatgGGAAATAATTCGGTATGAATAGTCAGAATCGCACTAATTGTGAAGCGGCAAACGTCTCACTCGGCATAAGAATTTAAATAGAAAGCACTACATATTTCCGTTGTCAGGGGAAATTCCGAGGCAACAAATCCTATTTAGAGGTAAGCACAGAGACTTTCTAAATTTAATGCACACAAAAATGTGGCACCCAGGCAGCGAAATATTTGTACAtttcaatattaaaattattttctacaaatgtttttacacCACTTTttagaaaaaccaaataaatatatatatatatatatataaaaaaatggcCACTGCCCACTTACCCATACAAAAGTACAAATACCATGAGCACAATGGCGAGCCCGGCTGTCAGGGTCTGGAGGAAGTGAATCGCATGTTCCGTAATTTCTGGGATCCCACGGCTTACTGGATGTGCGATAAGCAGGGCACGCGCGCCCGCCTGCAACGCTGCCCGAAATCCCAACTGTACTCCGAGGAGCTCGGACGTTGTGTGCACTATACCGACTGGAGCTGGACGGAACCCAAGGAGCCTCCAAGTCGTCCAAAGTGCTAGACACCGTTCAGAGCTCATCCGCTCGCATACACTCTCACTATTTATacttaattttataatatttacatatgcataaTTTATACTTAAGTCGTTTTTAGAAAACACTTTACTCTTTAAGTGAAATACAGAAAAGATCAGTACAATAAGAAaagtattttcattttggaaTTAAGTGTCTATTAATTGCTCAACAGTTTCGGATATTGTTTAAATAGTGAGCGTACTTGTTGTCGTCAAGTAATGTGAATTTAACTGGAATGCAAATGCTTTTCACAATTGGGAATGTTTCGTAATTGAAAACGGTTGATTATAGCAAAACTCAATTATATGCAGGTTGTGCGACATATAAATAGCTGCATTAAACAAACAGATTTTTCAGTTAACGCTTGCAGCTAGTTAAAATTTAACTAACTAGTTTCAAACTAAATTATTAACTGGCCTTGGCCTGAGTGTTTGTTTGGGCATGAGactttaggttttttttttttttttcggcgaTTTGCGAGAAAGGCAAGAGAACTGCCGCAAAAATGAGAACTCAAGACAGTGGAGCCGCTCTTAGAGCTCCACGTGGGAGCCCTGCTTGTTGATCACCTTAAGCTTTTCCGTTTGCGGTAGCTTGGTGTCTCCAGGAATCTCTTCCTTTATAGGCGCCGGCTGTTTTGGCACTTTGCgctttgtggttgttgtttcTGGCTTTGGTGTGGTGgtggttgtttttgttgttgttgtggtggttgGTTTCTTTGTTGCCGGCTTGggcgtcgttgttgttgtagttgttgttgttgttgttgttgtgcttggcTTAGCCGTGGTGGTCTTTGGCTTGGCAGTTGTCGTAGTTGTTATCGTCGCTGGTTTCTTGGTAGTGGTAGTCTGTGGCTTCTGTGTGGTGGTGGTCGTAGtcgtggtggtggtgctgggTTTTGGTGCTGCCTTGGGTTTGGCAGTAGTTGCAGATGGCGGTGCACCGACGGACG from Drosophila virilis strain 15010-1051.87 chromosome 2, Dvir_AGI_RSII-ME, whole genome shotgun sequence carries:
- the LOC6629781 gene encoding uncharacterized protein is translated as MATAHLPIQKYKYHEHNGEPGCQGLEEVNRMFRNFWDPTAYWMCDKQGTRARLQRCPKSQLYSEELGRCVHYTDWSWTEPKEPPSRPKC